From the genome of Papaver somniferum cultivar HN1 chromosome 2, ASM357369v1, whole genome shotgun sequence, one region includes:
- the LOC113346623 gene encoding ribosome biogenesis protein BMS1 homolog, which yields MDDIRGPISIVTGKKARLQFVECPDDINAMVDAAKYANAVLLLVDASYGFEAETFEFLNLLQVHGFPKVMGVLTHLDEFEDETKLNETIKRLEDQFRTEICQAATIYNLSGLVHNL from the exons ATGGATGACATCCGAGGACCCATCTCCATTGTAACAG GTAAGAAAGCGAGGCTGCAGTTTGTGGAGTGCCCTGACGATATTAATGCCATGGTCGATGCTGCTAAGTATGCGAATGCTGTGTTGTTACTTGTTGATGCAAGTTATGGGTTTGAAGCG GAAACGTTCGAGTTTCTTAACCTTCTACAAGTTCATGGCTTTCCAAAGGTTATGGGTGTCCTTACACATCTTGACGAGTTCgaagatgaaacaaaactcaATGAAACCATAAAACGTCTAGAGGATCAATTCCGCACTGAAATATGTCAAGCAGCAACAATATACAATTTGTCTGGTCTTGTTCACAACTTGTAA
- the LOC113350582 gene encoding uncharacterized protein LOC113350582 has product MDSSNASNSNTANTTCDLLPSSSATQTKDPAWEWGERQDLANQNIITCLLCKKLIRGGGITRLKEHLLHIKGNVSSCPNVSIDIMNKVGLVNSVKRTKKAHKDNIDLAYRRANNSDEASDADTDVEEQEVEIDGNMGSRGAGAGASAGVGASQLVSQNQTKRKRISQSNSRGPIDLYMKTDHKKTQQATLERDSAVKEKLMKTAWKCISAWMTKNSVSFNTVRCPSFKEMIYAIGDYGKAMPPPSYHQIRTNLFKDRLVEMKKFVDTFREHWKRFGCSIMSDGWTDGKKRHLINFLVNFPKGTVFLKSVDASNRTNDADFIRGLVKEVINDVGEENIVQFITDNGSNFKKAGKDLMLEYPNMFWTPCGAHCVRLMLEELGGKLPRIKTAVILGKRLVTYIYAHFQVLILMREMIGGELHRSTKTRFATQYYTLESLAKNKTHLQIMFVNDKWLKMRFAKETMGINVLKIVTSSTFWEDVDYSCRVLKPLVKVVRLVDIERKPTMPCFYEAMRIAREKLEENFSQDDSTWAVIKAIFDKRWKNNFNHALHCAAYYLNPSIFYKVPAHLMDNDLKYIEIKRGLHTAMQRLIPNEEDLEKATTELRDYSDANGILGTPVCKKRRYKDQPHDWWITYGGIDTPNLQKFAIRVLSLTCSASPCERNWSTFQNLHSKKRNRIKQQKLNDSVFIQYNKKLERRYKEISEYNDDPKAHDPIFLDERDDNDEWLALENLDDLVVQGDNVILDDLQDIVGEKGMPVVGKSACISRRKSTYPTDSEYSGYDTDDLMLDSNYGLLGGDDGATEDYDIYDESNDFD; this is encoded by the exons ATGGATTCTTCTAATGCATCAAATTCAAATACGGCAAACACTACCTGTGATTTATTGCCCTCTTCTTCGGCTACTCAAACTAAAGATCCAGCATGGGAATGGGGTGAACGCCAAGACCTAGCAAATCAAAATATAATTACTTGTTTGTTATGTAAGAAATTAATTCGTGGTGGTGGAATTACTAGGCTTAAGGAGCATCTTTTACATATTAAAGGGAATGTTTCTTCATGTCCAAATGTGTCCATTGATATTATGAACAAAGTTGGTCTGGTGAATTCTGTAAAGAGGACCAAAAAAGCTCATAAGGATAACATTGATTTAGCGTATCGGCGTGCAAACAACTCAGATGAAGCCTCTGATGCTGATACCGATGttgaagaacaagaagttgaAATTGATGGCAATATGGGCAGTCgtggtgctggtgctggtgctaGTGCTGGTGTGGGTGCTAGTCAACTAGTTTCTCAGAATCAGACAAAGAGAAAGAGGATAAGCCAAAGTAATAGTAGAGGTCCAATTGATTTATATATGAAGACAGACCACAAAAAAACTCAACAGGCCACTCTTGAAAGAGACTCAGCTGTGAAAGAGAAGTTAATGAAGACTGCATGGAAATGCATTTCAGCTTGGATGACTAAGAATTCAGTATCATTTAACACTGTTCGTTGCCCAAGTTTCAAAGAAATGATATATGCAATAGGCGACTATGGGAAAG CTATGCCCCCACCATCTTACCATCAGATTCGTACGAATCTTTTCAAGGACCGGTTAGTAGAAATGAAGAAATTTGTTGATACATTTAGGGAACATTGGAAGAGGTTTGGATGTTCTATCATGTCTGATGGCTGGACAGATGGGAAAAAGCGACATCTTATTAACTTTTTGGTGAATTTTCCGAAAGGGACAGTTTTTTTGAAGTCTGTGGATGCGTCAAACAGAACCAATGATGCTGATTTTATACGTGGGCTTGTAAAGGAGGTAATTAACGATGTTGGGGAAGAAAATATAGTTCAGTTCATTACCGATAATGGTTCAAATTTTAAAAAGGCAGGGAAAGATTTAATGCTTGAATACCCAAATATGTTTTGGACTCCTTGTGGTGCTCATTGTGTTCGGTTGATGCTAGAAGAACTTGGTGGCAAGCTTCCACGAATCAAGACAGCCGTCATTCTAGGTAAGAGACTCGTTACATATATTTATGCTCATTTTCAAGTATTAATCTTAATGAGGGAGATGATCGGTGGTGAATTACATAGGTCTACAAAGACTAGATTTGCAACTCAGTACTACACACTAGAAAGTCTTGCAAAGAATAAAACCcatttgcaaataatgtttgtgaatgataagtGGTTGAAAATGAGGTTTGCAAAAGAAACTATGGGAATTAATGTACTTAAAATTGTCACAAGCAGTACATTTTGGGAAGATGTTGATTATTCTTGTAGAGTGCTAAAGCCTTTGGTTAAGGTTGTAAGGTTAGTGGATATCGAGCGCAAACCTACAATGCCTTGTTTTTATGAAGCAATGAGGATAGCAAGGGAGAAACTCgaggagaatttcagtcaagatgatagTACTTGGGCTGTAATTAAGGCTATCTTTGAtaaaagatggaagaataactTCAATCATGCTCTACATTGTGCTGCATATTATTTAAATCCTTCCATATTCTACAAAGTCCCTGCTCATCTAATGGATAATGATCTTAAGTACATAGAAATCAAAAGGGGACTTCATACAGCAATGCAAAGGCTTATTCCCAATGAAGAAGATCTTGAGAAAGCTACAACTGAATTGAGAGACTACAGTGATGCTAACGGGATCTTGGGAACTCCGGTTTGCAAAAAaagaagatataaagatcaacCTC ATGATTGGTGGATTACATATGGAGGAATCGATACCCCAAACCTACAAAAATTTGCAATAAGGGTATTGAGTCTTACTTGTTCTGCTTCCCCGTGTGAGCGAAACTGGAGCACATTTCAGAAT TTGCATTCAAAGAAGCGAAATCGCATAAAGCAACAAAAATTGAATGATAGCGTCTTTATTCAATACAACAAGAAATTGGAACGTCGATACAAAGAAATCAGTGAATATAATGATGATCCGAAAGCTCATGATCCCATTTTTCTGGATGAGCGTGATGACAATGATGAATGGTTGGCTTTAGAGAATTTGGATGACTTGGTTGTACAAGGAGATAATGTTATtttggatgatttgcaagatattGTTGGTGAAAAAGGTATGCCAGTTGTTGGTAAAAGTGCTTGTATCTCCCGACGCAAATCTACTTATCCAACTGACTCTGAATATAGTGGATATGATACTGATGACTTGATGTTGGACTCTAATTATGGACTACTTGGTGGAGATGATGGAGCTACGGAAGATTATGATATCTATGATGAATcgaatgattttgattaa
- the LOC113352907 gene encoding uncharacterized protein LOC113352907 isoform X3: MGLKSKERRSEEIPEEEKLAKIPKTEDDTVISSEVMKNALEKWTCYHDMAKIVEPWVDNAILEKMPDRGYKNRSQVYEDFCILNSLHAKLKAERQARILTIALYEAEILHTYALKTKYKILVSFERMLEDTTDLSGHENWIRQKLENRNTKKFLKKFKGDLKVTRSHLKDWGGDVKSAVEEKTKKKLQLLRSYSRSANEFHAGNFDDRKKEFESVEKEIADGSACIDAVIESCETFGVTLRRVKLATGGLMRRVFFHLPADNDQDLVQKWNEQERNRTR, translated from the exons ATGGGTTTGAAAAGTAAagaaagaagaagtgaagaaatccCCGAGGAAGAAAAACTGGCTAAGATCCCTAAAACTGAGGATGATACCGTCATTAG CTCTGAGGTGATGAAGAATGCTCTGGAAAAATGGACTTGTTATCATGATATGGCGAAGATTGTGGAACCCTGGGTTGATAATGCGATTCTAGAGAAGATGCCAGATCGTGGTTATAAAAATCGCAGTCAAGTATATGAGGATTTTTGCATCCTCAAC TCTCTTCATGCTAAGCTGAAAGCTGAACGCCAAGCGCGTATCCTCACCATTGCACTCTATGAGGCTGAGATCTTACACACCTATGCCCTGAAGACAAAATACAAG ATACTTGTTAGTTTTGAAAGGATGTTAGAGGATACCACAGACCTGAGCGGCCATGAAAATTGGATACGACAAAAGTTAGAGAATCGTAATACTAAGAAGTTCCTGAAAAAATTCAAAGGTGACCTAAAAGTTACTAGGTCCCATTTGAAAGATTGGGGAGGTGATGTTAAGAGTGCGGTGGAAGAAAAAACGAAGAAAAAGCTGCAGCTTCTCAGGAGTTATTCACGCAGTGCAAATGAATTTCATGCCGGTAACTTTGATGACAGGAAAAAAGAATTCGAG TCAGTCGAGAAAGAAATCGCTGATGGATCAGCCTGCATTGATGCTGTAATCGAGTCTTGTGAAACTTTTGGTGTGACACTTCGCAGAGTTAAGTTGGCAACTGGTGGATTAATGCGGAGAGTATTTTTCCATTTACCCGCTGATAATGATCAG GATCTTGTACAAAAGTGGAATGAGCAGGAGCGAAACCGGACGCGCTAA
- the LOC113352907 gene encoding uncharacterized protein LOC113352907 isoform X2 produces the protein MGLKSKERRSEEIPEEEKLAKIPKTEDDTVISSEVMKNALEKWTCYHDMAKIVEPWVDNAILEKMPDRGYKNRSQVYEDFCILNSLHAKLKAERQARILTIALYEAEILHTYALKTKYKILVSFERMLEDTTDLSGHENWIRQKLENRNTKKFLKKFKGDLKVTRSHLKDWGGDVKSAVEEKTKKKLQLLRSYSRSANEFHAGNFDDRKKEFESVEKEIADGSACIDAVIESCETFGVTLRRVKLATGGLMRRVFFHLPADNDQKDLVQKWNEQERNRTR, from the exons ATGGGTTTGAAAAGTAAagaaagaagaagtgaagaaatccCCGAGGAAGAAAAACTGGCTAAGATCCCTAAAACTGAGGATGATACCGTCATTAG CTCTGAGGTGATGAAGAATGCTCTGGAAAAATGGACTTGTTATCATGATATGGCGAAGATTGTGGAACCCTGGGTTGATAATGCGATTCTAGAGAAGATGCCAGATCGTGGTTATAAAAATCGCAGTCAAGTATATGAGGATTTTTGCATCCTCAAC TCTCTTCATGCTAAGCTGAAAGCTGAACGCCAAGCGCGTATCCTCACCATTGCACTCTATGAGGCTGAGATCTTACACACCTATGCCCTGAAGACAAAATACAAG ATACTTGTTAGTTTTGAAAGGATGTTAGAGGATACCACAGACCTGAGCGGCCATGAAAATTGGATACGACAAAAGTTAGAGAATCGTAATACTAAGAAGTTCCTGAAAAAATTCAAAGGTGACCTAAAAGTTACTAGGTCCCATTTGAAAGATTGGGGAGGTGATGTTAAGAGTGCGGTGGAAGAAAAAACGAAGAAAAAGCTGCAGCTTCTCAGGAGTTATTCACGCAGTGCAAATGAATTTCATGCCGGTAACTTTGATGACAGGAAAAAAGAATTCGAG TCAGTCGAGAAAGAAATCGCTGATGGATCAGCCTGCATTGATGCTGTAATCGAGTCTTGTGAAACTTTTGGTGTGACACTTCGCAGAGTTAAGTTGGCAACTGGTGGATTAATGCGGAGAGTATTTTTCCATTTACCCGCTGATAATGATCAG AAGGATCTTGTACAAAAGTGGAATGAGCAGGAGCGAAACCGGACGCGCTAA
- the LOC113352907 gene encoding uncharacterized protein LOC113352907 isoform X1, producing MGLKSKERRSEEIPEEEKLAKIPKTEDDTVISSEVMKNALEKWTCYHDMAKIVEPWVDNAILEKMPDRGYKNRSQVYEDFCILNSLHAKLKAERQARILTIALYEAEILHTYALKTKYKILVSFERMLEDTTDLSGHENWIRQKLENRNTKKFLKKFKGDLKVTRSHLKDWGGDVKSAVEEKTKKKLQLLRSYSRSANEFHAGNFDDRKKEFESVEKEIADGSACIDAVIESCETFGVTLRRVKLATGGLMRRVFFHLPADNDQLILIKSYVLLQKKDLVQKWNEQERNRTR from the exons ATGGGTTTGAAAAGTAAagaaagaagaagtgaagaaatccCCGAGGAAGAAAAACTGGCTAAGATCCCTAAAACTGAGGATGATACCGTCATTAG CTCTGAGGTGATGAAGAATGCTCTGGAAAAATGGACTTGTTATCATGATATGGCGAAGATTGTGGAACCCTGGGTTGATAATGCGATTCTAGAGAAGATGCCAGATCGTGGTTATAAAAATCGCAGTCAAGTATATGAGGATTTTTGCATCCTCAAC TCTCTTCATGCTAAGCTGAAAGCTGAACGCCAAGCGCGTATCCTCACCATTGCACTCTATGAGGCTGAGATCTTACACACCTATGCCCTGAAGACAAAATACAAG ATACTTGTTAGTTTTGAAAGGATGTTAGAGGATACCACAGACCTGAGCGGCCATGAAAATTGGATACGACAAAAGTTAGAGAATCGTAATACTAAGAAGTTCCTGAAAAAATTCAAAGGTGACCTAAAAGTTACTAGGTCCCATTTGAAAGATTGGGGAGGTGATGTTAAGAGTGCGGTGGAAGAAAAAACGAAGAAAAAGCTGCAGCTTCTCAGGAGTTATTCACGCAGTGCAAATGAATTTCATGCCGGTAACTTTGATGACAGGAAAAAAGAATTCGAG TCAGTCGAGAAAGAAATCGCTGATGGATCAGCCTGCATTGATGCTGTAATCGAGTCTTGTGAAACTTTTGGTGTGACACTTCGCAGAGTTAAGTTGGCAACTGGTGGATTAATGCGGAGAGTATTTTTCCATTTACCCGCTGATAATGATCAG TTGATCCTGATAAAATCTTATGTATTGCTTCAAAAGAAGGATCTTGTACAAAAGTGGAATGAGCAGGAGCGAAACCGGACGCGCTAA